The following are encoded in a window of Sulfurimonas sp. C5 genomic DNA:
- the thiS gene encoding sulfur carrier protein ThiS, with product MKLVINGTEKEFPAEITLLEVLKELSLEDKVMAAAVNMEIVKQDAWDKCRLNDGDKLELLDFVGGG from the coding sequence ATGAAATTAGTAATTAACGGTACTGAAAAAGAATTCCCGGCTGAAATTACTCTATTAGAGGTACTAAAAGAACTCTCTTTAGAAGATAAAGTTATGGCAGCTGCCGTCAATATGGAAATAGTAAAACAAGATGCATGGGACAAATGCAGATTAAATGACGGTGATAAATTAGAATTGCTTGATTTTGTCGGTGGGGGTTGA
- a CDS encoding c-type cytochrome has protein sequence MKIVLSAVLAMFLVACGNNTEEKKAVENVESETVKVEETKAPETVEKVEVEETKIVETPVVEEKAAVEEVKKVVEEVKTVTVEKPAPVKAPEPVKVVEKTIDGGALFVKCVACHGQNAEKSALGKSQIIKGWSVDKVLTALHGYKDGTYGGAMKGIMKSQVSAYSEDELKALAQHISKL, from the coding sequence AATACAGAAGAGAAGAAAGCTGTAGAGAATGTAGAAAGCGAAACAGTTAAAGTTGAAGAAACAAAAGCTCCTGAAACTGTAGAAAAAGTAGAAGTTGAAGAGACTAAAATAGTTGAAACACCAGTAGTAGAAGAAAAAGCAGCTGTTGAAGAAGTAAAAAAAGTAGTTGAAGAGGTAAAAACTGTTACAGTAGAAAAGCCGGCACCAGTAAAAGCACCTGAACCTGTCAAAGTTGTAGAAAAAACTATTGACGGTGGAGCACTTTTTGTAAAATGTGTAGCATGTCACGGTCAAAATGCTGAAAAGTCTGCTCTTGGAAAGTCTCAAATTATCAAAGGCTGGAGTGTAGACAAAGTACTTACTGCTTTACATGGTTATAAAGACGGTACATACGGTGGTGCAATGAAAGGGATTATGAAGTCTCAAGTGTCTGCTTATAGTGAAGATGAACTCAAAGCTTTAGCACAACATATATCAAAACTGTAA